A section of the Pseudomonas tritici genome encodes:
- a CDS encoding NAD(+) kinase: MEQFRNIGIIGRLGSTQVLDTVRRLKKFLLERHLHVILEDTIAEILPGHGLQTSSRKMLGEVCDMVIVVGGDGSLLGAARALARHNVPVLGINRGSLGFLTDIRPDELEVEVAKVLDGHYLVENRFLLQAEVRRHGEAIGQGDALNDVVLHPGKSTRMIEFELYIDGQFVCSQKADGLIVATPTGSTAYALSAGGPIMHPKLDAIVIVPMYPHMLSSRPIVVDGNSELKIVVSKDMQIYPQVSCDGQNHFTCAPGDTITVSKKAQKLRLIHPLDHNYYEVCRTKLGWGSRLGGGGD, translated from the coding sequence ATGGAGCAATTTCGCAATATCGGCATTATCGGTCGCCTGGGCAGTACCCAGGTGTTGGACACCGTCCGCCGGCTGAAAAAATTCCTGCTGGAACGCCACCTGCATGTGATCCTCGAAGACACCATCGCCGAAATCCTCCCCGGCCACGGCCTGCAAACCTCGTCGCGCAAGATGCTCGGCGAAGTCTGCGACATGGTCATCGTGGTCGGTGGCGACGGCAGCCTGCTCGGCGCCGCCCGGGCCTTGGCGCGGCATAATGTGCCGGTGCTGGGGATCAACCGGGGTAGCCTGGGGTTTCTCACCGATATCCGCCCGGATGAGCTGGAAGTCGAAGTGGCCAAGGTGCTCGACGGCCACTACCTGGTGGAAAACCGCTTTCTGCTGCAGGCCGAAGTGCGCCGCCACGGCGAAGCCATCGGCCAGGGCGATGCGCTCAATGACGTGGTGCTGCACCCCGGCAAGTCCACGCGAATGATCGAATTCGAACTGTATATAGACGGCCAGTTCGTGTGCAGCCAGAAGGCTGACGGCCTGATCGTCGCCACGCCGACCGGCTCCACCGCCTACGCGCTGTCGGCGGGTGGCCCGATCATGCATCCCAAGCTGGATGCCATTGTGATCGTGCCGATGTATCCCCATATGTTGTCCAGCAGGCCCATCGTGGTCGACGGCAACAGTGAGCTGAAAATCGTGGTGTCCAAAGACATGCAGATCTACCCGCAGGTGTCCTGTGACGGTCAGAACCATTTCACCTGCGCGCCCGGTGACACCATCACCGTGAGCAAGAAGGCACAGAAGTTGCGGTTGATCCACCCGCTGGACCACAACTATTACGAAGTGTGCCGCACCAAGTTGGGCTGGGGCAGCCGCTTGGGGGGTGGAGGCGACTGA
- the pepN gene encoding aminopeptidase N, which produces MRTEQPKMIYLKDYQAPDYLIDETHLTFELFEDHSLVHAQLVMRRNPERGAGLPPLVLDGQQLELLSVNLADQELTADDYQLTDSHLTVHPQSATFTLDTTVKIHPETNTALEGLYKSGSMFCTQCEAEGFRKITYYLDRPDVMSTFTTTVIAEQHRYPILLSNGNPIASGPGEDGRHWATWEDPFKKPAYLFALVAGDLWCVEDTFTTMTDRTVALRIYVEPENIDKCQHAMTSLKKSMRWDEETYGREYDLDIFMIVAVNDFNMGAMENKGLNIFNSSAVLARAETATDAAHQRVEAIVAHEYFHNWSGNRVTCRDWFQLSLKEGFTVFRDSGFSADMNSATVKRIQDVAYLRTHQFAEDAGPMAHAVRPDSFIEISNFYTLTVYEKGSEVVGMIHTLLGAEGFRKGSDLYFERHDGQAVTCDDFIKAMEDANGADLTQFKRWYSQAGTPRLAVSESYDAAAKTYSLTFRQSCPETPDKVEKLPFVIPVELGLLDGKGAGIALRLAGEAVAGGTSRVISVTEAEQTFTFVDIPEQPLPSLLRGFSAPVKLSFPYNRDQLMFLMQHDSDGFNRWDAGQQLSVQVLQELVGQHQQGQALKMDQRLITALRSVLSDERLDQAMVAEMLSLPGEAYLTEISEVADVDAIHAAREFARKQLADNLHEELWLRYQANRELSKQTPYVAAAEHFARRALQNIALSYLMLSGKPEVLAATLEQFDSSDNMTERLTALAVLVNSPFQAEKAQALAVFAENFKDNPLVMDQWFSVQAGSTLPGGLARVKALMEHPAFTLKNPNKVRALIGAFAGQNLINFHAADGSGYRFLADLVIELNAFNPQIASRQLAPLTRWRKYDSARQALMKAELERIRGSGELSSDVFEVVSKSLA; this is translated from the coding sequence ATGCGCACCGAACAACCGAAGATGATTTACCTGAAGGACTATCAGGCGCCGGACTACCTGATTGACGAGACGCACCTGACCTTCGAGTTGTTCGAGGACCACAGCCTGGTCCATGCGCAACTGGTGATGCGCCGCAACCCGGAGCGCGGCGCCGGTTTGCCGCCGCTGGTGCTGGATGGCCAGCAACTGGAGCTGTTGAGTGTCAACCTGGCCGATCAGGAACTGACGGCCGATGATTATCAACTGACCGACAGTCACCTGACGGTGCATCCGCAGAGTGCGACGTTTACCCTGGATACCACGGTAAAAATCCACCCGGAAACCAACACCGCCCTGGAAGGCTTGTACAAGTCCGGCAGCATGTTCTGCACCCAGTGCGAAGCCGAAGGCTTCCGCAAGATCACTTACTACCTTGACCGCCCAGACGTGATGAGCACGTTCACCACCACGGTGATCGCCGAGCAACACCGCTATCCGATCCTGCTGTCCAACGGCAACCCGATCGCCAGCGGCCCCGGCGAAGACGGCCGCCACTGGGCGACCTGGGAAGACCCGTTCAAGAAGCCTGCCTACCTGTTCGCTCTGGTGGCCGGTGATTTGTGGTGTGTTGAAGACACCTTCACCACCATGACTGACCGCACTGTGGCGCTGCGCATCTACGTCGAGCCGGAAAACATCGACAAGTGCCAGCACGCCATGACCAGCCTGAAAAAATCCATGCGCTGGGACGAAGAAACCTACGGCCGTGAGTACGACCTCGACATCTTCATGATCGTCGCGGTGAACGACTTCAACATGGGCGCCATGGAAAACAAGGGCCTGAATATCTTCAACTCCAGCGCCGTGCTGGCCCGCGCCGAAACCGCCACCGACGCCGCGCACCAGCGGGTGGAAGCGATCGTTGCCCACGAATACTTCCACAACTGGTCGGGCAACCGCGTGACCTGTCGTGACTGGTTCCAGCTGTCGCTCAAGGAAGGCTTCACGGTATTCCGTGATTCGGGCTTCTCGGCTGATATGAACTCGGCCACGGTCAAGCGCATCCAGGATGTGGCGTACCTGCGTACCCACCAGTTCGCCGAAGACGCCGGCCCCATGGCTCACGCCGTGCGCCCGGACAGCTTTATCGAAATCTCCAACTTCTACACCCTGACGGTGTACGAAAAGGGCTCGGAAGTGGTCGGCATGATCCACACCCTGCTCGGCGCCGAAGGCTTCCGTAAAGGCAGCGACCTGTATTTCGAACGCCATGACGGCCAGGCTGTGACCTGCGACGACTTCATCAAGGCCATGGAAGATGCCAACGGCGCCGACCTGACTCAGTTCAAACGCTGGTACAGCCAGGCCGGTACGCCACGCCTGGCGGTGAGCGAGTCCTACGACGCAGCGGCCAAGACCTACAGCCTGACCTTCCGCCAGAGCTGCCCGGAAACCCCGGACAAGGTAGAGAAACTGCCGTTCGTGATCCCGGTGGAATTGGGCTTGCTGGACGGGAAGGGCGCGGGTATCGCCTTGCGCCTGGCCGGTGAAGCGGTTGCGGGCGGCACGTCGCGTGTGATCTCGGTGACCGAGGCCGAGCAGACCTTCACTTTTGTCGATATCCCTGAGCAGCCTTTGCCTTCGCTGCTGCGCGGTTTCTCGGCGCCGGTGAAGCTGAGCTTCCCGTACAACCGCGATCAACTGATGTTCCTGATGCAGCATGACAGCGATGGCTTCAATCGTTGGGATGCCGGTCAGCAGCTGTCGGTGCAGGTGTTGCAGGAGCTGGTTGGTCAGCATCAACAAGGCCAAGCGTTGAAGATGGATCAGCGCTTGATCACCGCGCTGCGCAGCGTGTTGAGCGACGAACGCCTGGACCAGGCGATGGTGGCGGAAATGCTATCGTTGCCGGGTGAAGCCTACCTGACCGAAATCAGCGAAGTGGCGGATGTGGATGCCATCCACGCCGCCCGTGAGTTTGCGCGCAAGCAACTGGCCGACAACCTGCATGAAGAACTGTGGCTGCGCTACCAGGCCAATCGCGAGCTGTCCAAGCAAACGCCGTATGTGGCTGCGGCTGAGCATTTTGCCCGTCGCGCGTTGCAGAACATCGCGCTGTCGTACCTGATGCTCAGCGGCAAGCCGGAAGTCCTGGCCGCGACGCTTGAACAGTTCGACAGCAGCGACAACATGACCGAGCGCCTGACCGCACTGGCGGTGCTGGTGAATTCGCCGTTCCAAGCGGAGAAGGCCCAGGCGCTGGCCGTGTTTGCCGAAAACTTCAAGGACAACCCGCTGGTCATGGACCAGTGGTTCAGCGTTCAGGCCGGCAGCACCTTGCCGGGTGGGCTGGCGCGGGTCAAAGCGTTGATGGAACACCCAGCGTTCACGTTGAAGAATCCGAACAAGGTTCGCGCCTTGATCGGCGCCTTTGCCGGGCAGAACCTGATCAACTTCCACGCAGCGGACGGCTCGGGTTATCGCTTCCTGGCGGACTTGGTGATCGAGCTCAATGCCTTTAACCCGCAGATCGCTTCGCGCCAATTGGCGCCACTGACCCGTTGGCGTAAATACGACAGCGCGCGCCAGGCGCTGATGAAGGCGGAGTTGGAACGCATTCGTGGCTCTGGCGAGCTGTCGAGTGATGTGTTTGAGGTGGTCAGCAAGAGCCTTGCCTGA
- a CDS encoding metallophosphoesterase, translating into MMLDPARSYDLIGDVHGCAHTLEHLLERLGYHKQGGTWRHPSRMAVFLGDIIDRGPRIREALHIVHDMAEAGQALCIMGNHEFNALGWSTPAPPGSGKQFVREHNPRHARLLQETLTQFEHHPADWHDFLGWFYDMPLFVDAGRFRVVHACWDDGFIQPLRATFPDGCIDQHFLQAAAVPGSFACNAFDRLLRGTDMRLPDGLTLTGGDGLTRSFFRTKFWEDDPKTYGDIVFQPDALPEPVARTPLSSTEKNSLLRYGVDEPLLFVGHYWRSGKPAPIRPNLACLDYSAVLYGKLVAYRLDQETRLDPRKFVWVDVERPEVIT; encoded by the coding sequence CTGATGCTCGATCCCGCGCGTAGCTACGACCTGATTGGTGACGTGCACGGTTGCGCCCATACCCTTGAGCACTTGCTCGAGCGGCTGGGGTACCACAAGCAGGGCGGCACCTGGCGTCATCCTTCGCGTATGGCGGTGTTCCTCGGCGATATCATCGACCGTGGCCCGCGTATCCGCGAGGCGTTGCATATCGTCCACGACATGGCCGAGGCTGGCCAGGCGCTGTGCATCATGGGTAACCACGAGTTCAATGCGCTGGGCTGGAGCACGCCAGCGCCGCCGGGCAGCGGCAAGCAGTTTGTGCGTGAACACAACCCACGGCATGCACGGTTGCTCCAGGAGACGCTGACCCAGTTCGAACACCACCCGGCCGACTGGCACGACTTCCTCGGCTGGTTCTATGACATGCCGCTGTTTGTCGACGCCGGGCGTTTCCGCGTGGTCCACGCGTGCTGGGATGACGGGTTTATCCAGCCGCTGCGCGCGACCTTCCCGGACGGCTGCATCGACCAGCACTTCCTGCAGGCCGCCGCTGTCCCGGGCAGTTTTGCCTGCAATGCGTTCGACCGCCTGCTGCGCGGCACCGACATGCGCCTGCCGGATGGCCTGACGCTGACCGGCGGCGACGGCCTGACGCGCTCGTTCTTCCGCACCAAGTTCTGGGAAGACGACCCCAAGACCTACGGCGACATCGTGTTCCAGCCCGACGCACTGCCGGAGCCGGTAGCACGCACGCCGTTGTCGTCCACTGAAAAGAATTCCCTGCTGCGCTACGGCGTCGACGAGCCTTTGCTGTTCGTCGGCCATTACTGGCGCAGCGGCAAACCGGCGCCGATCCGCCCGAACCTGGCCTGCCTGGACTACAGCGCGGTGCTGTACGGCAAGTTGGTGGCGTACCGCCTGGATCAGGAAACCCGCCTGGATCCGCGTAAATTTGTATGGGTCGACGTTGAGCGGCCCGAGGTCATTACATGA
- a CDS encoding TonB-dependent siderophore receptor has protein sequence MFAPLTRSMTFTLGLFSVVASPDLLAETDPEQKTFELGATSITAESLGATTEHTGAYTTGSMSTATRLNLSVKETPQSISVITRQQMDDFNLNTLTEVLRQTTGVNVQHNDSDRVSYSSRGYGISNYQIDGMLNTFGYMKSDADTIIYDHIEVVRGATGLTTGAGDPSATVNMVRKRPTAQWQAQTGVKAGSYDNYYSYMDVGGPLAFDGKLRGRTVLAYRDSQSLRDNYALQRAVGYGILEADLSDETVLAVGFDYQNKQVQGTSWGTVPYWNSQGGKAGLSRSTNMAAHWSSWPLTDKTTFASLDHRLGGDWHLKAAYTHRQSDTDGKVYYGGAGFPNDDRSGMTAWASHMRGTSRMEAVDLNLAGSYALLGREHALMMGYGEATQRDVSPVMRSSIPGGYYTIDDWKYMGGIGKFGDTVTDLKGEHSSKQQKAGYLATRLSLTERLHAVLGSRYGSWALESATPEYGDDDQLIAANKTRQTHNDLWTPYAGLLYDITPEYTVYASYTDIFKPQSLKDVNRKYLEPVVGSNYEVGLKGSLLKERLNVAAAYFWSTQDNVAERDESALPNPTTGEEYYKSGGKGNKVNGFELEVAGEVMPDWNLTAGYTYTHSVNGSDKRNNTGQPLNLLKVSSAYRLPGTWRNLTVGGAVNWQSDIYEFSDRPTGQRVGNRLVTERAKIIQQAYAVVNLMSRYQFDEHVSASINVNNLFDKKYYERVGFYNGVYWGDPRAITLALDWKL, from the coding sequence ATGTTTGCGCCTCTTACCCGCTCCATGACCTTCACCCTCGGCCTCTTCAGCGTGGTCGCGAGCCCGGATCTGTTGGCTGAAACCGACCCCGAACAGAAAACGTTCGAACTGGGCGCCACGAGCATCACCGCCGAAAGCCTTGGCGCCACCACTGAACACACGGGCGCCTACACGACCGGTTCGATGAGTACCGCCACCCGCCTTAACCTGTCCGTCAAGGAAACCCCGCAGTCGATCTCGGTGATCACTCGCCAGCAGATGGATGATTTCAATCTCAATACGTTGACAGAGGTGCTGCGCCAGACCACGGGGGTCAACGTTCAGCACAACGACTCCGACCGCGTCTCCTACTCCTCGCGTGGTTATGGCATCAGCAACTACCAGATTGATGGGATGCTCAACACCTTTGGCTACATGAAATCCGATGCCGACACCATCATCTACGACCACATCGAGGTGGTTCGTGGTGCCACCGGCTTGACCACCGGCGCCGGCGACCCCTCCGCCACGGTCAATATGGTGCGCAAGCGCCCTACCGCTCAATGGCAGGCGCAAACCGGGGTAAAGGCCGGCAGCTACGACAACTACTACAGCTACATGGATGTGGGCGGTCCGCTGGCATTCGACGGCAAGCTGCGCGGGCGCACGGTGCTGGCCTACCGCGACAGCCAATCCTTGCGTGATAACTACGCGCTGCAACGGGCGGTTGGCTACGGCATTCTTGAAGCAGATTTATCAGACGAAACCGTACTGGCCGTAGGTTTTGATTACCAGAACAAGCAAGTGCAAGGCACGTCCTGGGGCACCGTGCCTTACTGGAATAGCCAGGGTGGCAAGGCCGGTCTGTCGCGCTCGACCAATATGGCGGCGCACTGGAGTTCCTGGCCGCTGACCGACAAGACAACCTTCGCCAGCCTCGATCATCGGCTGGGCGGTGATTGGCATTTAAAGGCAGCCTATACCCATCGCCAGAGCGACACGGATGGCAAGGTGTACTACGGCGGCGCGGGTTTCCCCAATGACGACCGCAGCGGCATGACTGCCTGGGCCAGCCACATGCGTGGCACCTCAAGAATGGAAGCTGTCGACCTCAACCTTGCCGGCAGCTACGCGTTGCTGGGCCGCGAACATGCACTGATGATGGGTTATGGCGAGGCCACGCAGCGCGACGTGTCCCCAGTGATGCGCAGCAGCATCCCAGGTGGCTACTACACGATCGACGACTGGAAATACATGGGCGGGATTGGCAAGTTCGGCGACACCGTTACCGACCTCAAGGGTGAACACAGCAGCAAGCAACAGAAAGCCGGCTACTTGGCCACGCGCTTGAGTCTCACCGAGCGCTTGCACGCCGTACTGGGCAGCCGCTATGGCAGTTGGGCGTTGGAGAGCGCGACGCCCGAATACGGTGACGATGATCAGTTGATCGCGGCCAACAAGACTCGCCAGACCCACAATGACCTGTGGACGCCTTACGCCGGCCTGCTCTACGACATCACGCCGGAATACACCGTCTACGCCAGCTACACCGACATCTTCAAGCCGCAAAGCCTCAAGGACGTCAACCGCAAGTACCTGGAACCGGTGGTGGGCAGCAACTATGAGGTGGGTCTCAAGGGAAGTTTGCTGAAAGAACGCTTGAACGTGGCGGCAGCGTACTTCTGGAGCACACAGGACAACGTCGCTGAGCGGGATGAATCGGCCCTGCCTAACCCGACCACGGGTGAGGAGTACTACAAGTCCGGCGGCAAAGGTAACAAGGTCAACGGCTTCGAATTGGAGGTTGCCGGCGAAGTGATGCCGGACTGGAACCTGACGGCGGGCTACACCTACACCCACTCCGTTAATGGCTCGGACAAGCGCAACAACACCGGGCAGCCATTGAATTTGCTGAAGGTGTCCAGCGCCTACCGTTTGCCGGGGACGTGGCGAAACCTGACGGTGGGGGGGGCCGTCAACTGGCAGAGCGATATCTATGAGTTCAGCGACAGGCCTACAGGGCAACGTGTCGGTAATCGGCTGGTCACCGAACGGGCGAAAATCATCCAGCAGGCCTACGCAGTGGTCAACCTGATGTCCCGCTACCAGTTCGACGAACACGTTTCGGCGTCGATCAACGTCAATAATCTATTTGATAAAAAATATTACGAACGCGTCGGCTTCTATAACGGCGTTTATTGGGGCGACCCGCGCGCTATCACGCTTGCGCTGGATTGGAAGCTTTAA
- a CDS encoding YeaC family protein, with amino-acid sequence MSSFAEMIENITPDIYESLKLAVEIGKWSDGRKLSPEQRELSLQAMIAWELQNLPEDQRTGYMGPQECASKSAPVPNILFKSDAIH; translated from the coding sequence ATGTCCTCTTTTGCTGAAATGATTGAAAACATCACCCCGGACATCTACGAGAGCCTCAAGCTCGCCGTGGAAATCGGCAAGTGGTCCGATGGCCGCAAACTGTCCCCTGAACAGCGTGAGCTGTCCCTGCAAGCCATGATCGCCTGGGAACTCCAGAACTTGCCGGAAGACCAGCGCACCGGCTACATGGGGCCGCAGGAATGCGCGTCCAAATCCGCGCCGGTGCCGAACATCCTGTTCAAGTCGGACGCGATCCATTGA
- a CDS encoding DUF2797 domain-containing protein, whose protein sequence is MIEIGRGAVSKMSAQLGEPTVQYAFRLGDAEVPVNPLIGTHIRLEYLGAIHCSHCGRKTKTSFSQGYCYPCMTKLAQCDLCIMSPERCHYDAGTCRDPGWGEKFCMTDHVVYLANSSGIKVGITRATQLPTRWLDQGASQALPIMRVATRQQSGFVEDVLRSQVADKTNWRALLKGDAQPVDLKHVRDELFASCAEGLLSLQERFGLQAIQTIADIEPIEIRYPVEQYPTKIVSFNLDKNPIAEGTLLGIKGQYLIFDTGVINIRKYTAYQLAVHQ, encoded by the coding sequence TTGATTGAAATTGGACGTGGTGCAGTCAGCAAGATGTCGGCGCAACTCGGTGAGCCGACCGTTCAATACGCGTTTCGCCTGGGCGATGCCGAGGTGCCAGTCAACCCGTTGATCGGCACGCACATTCGCCTGGAATACTTGGGTGCCATCCATTGCAGCCATTGCGGCCGCAAGACCAAGACCAGCTTCAGCCAGGGGTATTGCTACCCGTGCATGACCAAGCTGGCCCAGTGTGACCTGTGCATCATGAGCCCCGAACGTTGCCATTACGATGCCGGCACCTGCCGCGACCCAGGCTGGGGCGAGAAATTCTGCATGACCGACCACGTGGTCTACCTGGCGAATTCGTCGGGGATCAAGGTCGGCATCACCCGTGCCACTCAACTGCCGACGCGCTGGCTGGACCAGGGCGCGAGCCAAGCGCTGCCGATCATGCGCGTGGCGACCCGCCAGCAATCCGGTTTCGTCGAGGACGTGCTGCGTAGCCAAGTGGCCGACAAGACCAACTGGCGCGCGCTGCTCAAAGGCGATGCCCAGCCTGTCGACCTCAAGCACGTGCGCGACGAACTGTTCGCCTCCTGCGCCGAGGGCCTGCTGAGTTTGCAGGAACGCTTTGGCTTGCAGGCCATCCAAACGATTGCCGACATCGAACCGATCGAAATCCGCTACCCGGTCGAGCAGTATCCGACCAAGATCGTCAGCTTCAACCTGGACAAGAACCCGATTGCCGAAGGCACGCTGCTGGGGATCAAGGGCCAATACCTGATCTTCGACACCGGCGTAATCAACATTCGCAAGTACACGGCCTATCAGCTCGCCGTGCATCAGTAA
- a CDS encoding GNAT family N-acetyltransferase yields MDTPDILVLQASYTNAVHAEAISLVLNHYAEDPMGGGHSLDPDLLAQLPAELAKRAHAFSVLAFVNGEPAGLVNCFEGFSTFACRPLVNVHDVVVMDQFRGLGLSQKMLQKVEEIARQRGCCKITLEVLEGNEVAKAAYRKFGFDGAKFDPAYGAMLFWNKSL; encoded by the coding sequence ATGGACACCCCTGACATCCTGGTGCTGCAAGCCAGCTACACCAACGCCGTGCATGCCGAAGCCATTTCGCTGGTGCTCAACCATTACGCCGAAGATCCGATGGGGGGTGGGCACAGCCTGGACCCGGATTTGCTAGCGCAACTGCCGGCCGAATTAGCCAAGCGTGCGCACGCGTTCAGCGTGTTGGCGTTTGTGAATGGAGAGCCGGCGGGGTTGGTGAATTGTTTTGAAGGTTTCTCGACCTTCGCCTGTCGCCCATTGGTCAACGTCCATGACGTGGTGGTAATGGATCAGTTCCGTGGCTTGGGCTTGAGTCAGAAAATGCTGCAGAAGGTTGAGGAAATCGCCCGTCAACGCGGTTGCTGTAAGATTACCCTGGAAGTGCTTGAGGGCAATGAAGTAGCGAAGGCCGCGTACCGCAAGTTCGGATTTGATGGCGCTAAGTTTGATCCCGCGTATGGCGCCATGTTGTTTTGGAATAAGTCGCTGTAA
- the zapE gene encoding cell division protein ZapE has product MTSDSPLAAYQYAIAQQGFVADDAQRRAVDALQTCHEALHKGRTPITGVYLWGPVGRGKTWLMDQFYQSLRVPARRQHFHHFMKWVHQRLFQLTGTHDPLQALARELSAEVRVLCFDELFVSDIGDAIILGRLFQVMFKEGVVMVCTSNQPPDQLYADGFNRDRLLPGIAAIEQHMQVVAVDGAEDHRLHPGVGIQRYWVNQPDALADVFRQLAPGQAVHSGPVVVGHRSIVAVQSCDTVLLCRYADLCEQPLAAMDFMLLCDRFKAILLGEVPDLSAQQRPGRIARGTEDGAQRIAAGDRELPQLSVRDNGVRRFIALVDECYDRRVPLYVEAQVPLECLYTEGYLEFPFRRTLSRLREMQLQRYG; this is encoded by the coding sequence ATGACTTCTGACTCGCCCCTCGCTGCCTACCAATACGCCATTGCCCAACAGGGCTTCGTTGCCGACGACGCCCAGCGTCGCGCGGTGGACGCGTTACAAACCTGCCATGAAGCCCTGCATAAAGGCCGCACGCCGATCACCGGCGTATACCTATGGGGCCCGGTCGGCCGTGGCAAGACCTGGCTGATGGACCAGTTCTATCAAAGCCTGCGGGTGCCCGCGCGACGCCAGCATTTTCATCACTTCATGAAGTGGGTGCACCAGCGACTGTTCCAGCTGACCGGCACCCACGATCCGTTGCAGGCGCTGGCCCGGGAGCTGAGCGCGGAGGTGCGCGTGCTGTGCTTTGACGAGTTGTTTGTGAGTGATATCGGTGACGCAATCATTCTCGGGCGCTTGTTTCAAGTCATGTTCAAGGAAGGCGTGGTGATGGTGTGCACCTCTAACCAACCGCCTGACCAGTTGTATGCCGATGGCTTCAACCGCGATCGACTGTTACCGGGCATTGCGGCGATAGAGCAGCATATGCAGGTGGTCGCGGTGGATGGCGCTGAGGATCACCGTTTACACCCAGGCGTTGGCATTCAGCGCTATTGGGTGAATCAGCCCGACGCGCTGGCAGATGTGTTCAGACAGTTGGCCCCAGGGCAGGCGGTGCATAGCGGACCGGTCGTTGTCGGGCATCGTTCCATCGTCGCCGTGCAGTCTTGCGACACCGTGCTCTTGTGCCGCTACGCCGACCTGTGCGAGCAACCTCTGGCGGCGATGGACTTCATGTTGCTGTGCGATCGCTTCAAGGCGATCCTGCTGGGCGAGGTGCCTGACCTTAGCGCGCAACAACGCCCGGGCCGCATAGCCCGTGGCACCGAAGACGGGGCCCAGCGCATAGCGGCCGGGGATCGTGAATTGCCGCAGCTGTCGGTGCGTGATAACGGCGTACGTCGGTTCATTGCTTTGGTGGATGAGTGCTACGACCGCAGGGTGCCTTTGTATGTGGAGGCTCAAGTGCCGTTGGAGTGCCTCTACACCGAGGGTTACCTGGAATTTCCTTTCCGCCGCACCCTGAGCCGCTTACGAGAGATGCAGTTGCAGCGTTACGGCTGA
- a CDS encoding rhomboid family intramembrane serine protease, which translates to MSTVAVLRLPLSVDLGGFVKLLQRMQVPHRISEEAGEQVLWVPETISDDVRVLYQRFPAGDPDQQLDIPEQAPVKRPGFVEQLRHSPVTALVLLASIIVGAVTLLGENLQAMSWLTFLPFRILGEYIQFTPLAETLASGQWWRLVTPMLIHFGILHLAMNGMWYWELGRRIEARQGSINLLGLTLLFSLVSNYAQYAYGGPGLFGGLSGVLYGLLGHCWIFQLLSPNPAYRLPRGVLAMMLIWLVLCMSGLISMIGFGEIANAAHVGGLVIGCLTGLLGGLYSRRKSSI; encoded by the coding sequence ATGAGTACTGTGGCTGTATTGCGCCTGCCGCTGAGCGTCGACCTGGGTGGCTTCGTGAAGTTGCTGCAACGCATGCAAGTGCCCCATCGCATCAGCGAGGAAGCGGGCGAGCAAGTGTTATGGGTGCCCGAGACCATCAGTGACGACGTGCGCGTGCTGTATCAGCGCTTTCCTGCGGGTGATCCGGACCAGCAATTGGATATTCCTGAACAGGCGCCGGTCAAGCGCCCGGGTTTTGTCGAGCAATTGCGGCATAGCCCGGTAACGGCGTTGGTGCTGCTGGCGAGCATCATCGTTGGCGCGGTGACCTTGCTTGGCGAAAACCTGCAAGCCATGAGCTGGCTGACGTTCCTGCCGTTTCGCATTCTCGGCGAGTACATCCAGTTCACGCCGCTGGCCGAGACACTGGCCTCGGGCCAATGGTGGCGGCTGGTTACGCCGATGCTGATCCACTTCGGCATCCTGCACCTGGCCATGAATGGCATGTGGTATTGGGAGCTGGGCCGGCGCATCGAAGCGCGCCAGGGCAGTATCAACCTGCTGGGGCTGACGCTCTTGTTCAGCCTGGTCTCCAACTACGCTCAATACGCCTATGGCGGCCCCGGGCTGTTTGGCGGTTTGTCCGGCGTGTTATATGGCCTGCTTGGGCATTGCTGGATTTTTCAACTGCTGTCGCCGAACCCGGCGTATCGCCTGCCCCGTGGCGTGCTGGCGATGATGCTGATTTGGCTGGTGCTCTGTATGTCCGGGCTGATCTCGATGATCGGCTTCGGCGAAATCGCCAACGCTGCCCATGTCGGCGGCCTGGTTATCGGTTGCTTGACCGGCTTGCTGGGCGGGTTGTACAGCCGCCGCAAATCGTCTATTTGA